From a region of the Drosophila virilis strain 15010-1051.87 chromosome 3, Dvir_AGI_RSII-ME, whole genome shotgun sequence genome:
- the LOC6624450 gene encoding uncharacterized protein isoform X1 — MTEKQPLIECIEENAKEPSPLPVTWKSVLNCIYRRISLRRNQFIVVVLYTIFTMLIAGFYIVSFYLRGVTKSTHVDIVPVYRESNVLGMEAHGLTPRPPTTQMLLLTNEPMIDQTTLSSQGYLVYSNHCRIMDLDPYKHEVMRHFKPINHMPCKSVPPLTQVRYDANAQRYVLNIDASAFPSYQVGNMLSCCYMDVQRVNEDEFKLTPCHTFSSRAQLSNTTDSIIVSCKTDTKQIYINGHPTVAERVAVRERLEHWTHKDRGRRVPSVLMIGIDSISRVHLIRAMPKTAQYLYDEDWFELAGYNKIDDNTFPNLMAVLTGHNYTSALKYCNPYEKHGLDRCQFIWKRFMQHGYVSAYGEDAVKINTFNFLKKGFQQPPVDYYLRPYLSAAEKLLGGDTKLGLPHCLGFETAAKHVYNYAQEFAKRYRNDSFFGFFWTNTHSHSEISQTTFMDEYLREYLQRLVAQGTMEHSVVVFFSDHGLRFGPTRDTWSGYLEERLPVLFIWLPPFLRQTHPEFVEALRQNRNRLTTPYDLHMTLKHILALSGRSGSLESLGGAKDCPHCQSLLLPVPLNRSCEDVAIEDHWCTCWQYKEFHLSKLVMRLAHHAVQHINNYVATFRNGSLSHLCVPLELFEVRKVYKAELDLKHMDIYMLNIFTLPNRALYEATLRYNRNLPNAKSVQLSGSVSRINSYIAEGNCLGEGPLKKYCHCRPKDNNNKTY, encoded by the exons ATGACTGAGAAACAGCCGCTGATCGAATGCATTGAGGAGAATGCAAAGGAACCCTCCCCGCTGCCAGTAACATGGAAGTCCGTACTCAACTGTATCTATCGCCGTATATCGCTGCGGCGCAATCAGTTTATCGTTGTAGTTCTGTATACCATATTCACCATGCTGATTGCCGGATTCTATATCGTAAGCTTTTATCTAAGGGGCGTTACTAAATCAACGCATGTGGATATTGTGCCAGTGTATCGGGAGTCGAATGTTTTGGGAATGGAAG CCCACGGACTGACTCCACGCCCACCAACAACGCAAATGCTTTTGTTAACCAACGAACCGATGATTGATCAGACAACCCTTTCGTCGCAAGGTTACCTCGTGTACAGCAATCACTGTCGGATTATGGATCTAGATCCGTACAAGCACGAGGTGATGCGCCATTTTAAACCTATAAATCACATGCCCTGCAAGTCGGTGCCGCCGCTGACCCAGGTGCGCTACGACGCCAACGCCCAGCGCTATGTGCTGAACATTGATGCCAGTGCGTTCCCCAGCTACCAGGTGGGCAACATGCTCAGCTGCTGCTACATGGACGTGCAGCGTGTCAATGAGGATGAGTTCAAGTTGACGCCATGCCACACATTTAGCAGCAGAGCTCAGCTGTCGAACACAACGGACAGCATCATTGTCTCCTGTAAAACGGATACGAAACAAATCTACATCAACGGACATCCAACCGTAGCGGAGCGCGTGGCCGTGCGAGAACGCCTGGAGCACTGGACGCACAAGGATCGGGGCCGGCGTGTGCCCAGCGTACTGATGATAGGCATCGATAGCATCTCGCGGGTGCATCTCATACGTGCGATGCCCAAGACCGCACAGTATTTGTACGACGAGGATTGGTTTGAACTGGCGGGCTATAACAAG ATAGATGATAATACATTTCCCAACCTAATGGCCGTCTTGACAGGTCACAATTACACAAGTGCTTTGAAATATTGTAATCCCTACGAAAAGCATGGCTTGGATAGATGTCAATTTATATGGAAGCGGTTTATGCAGCACGGCTATGTGAGCGCCTACGGCGAGGATGCGGTTAAGATCAACACATTTAACTTCTTAAAAAAGGGTTTCCAGCAGCCGCCCGTGGATTACTACTTGCGTCCGTATTTGTCTGCCGCGGAGAAGCTACTCGGCGGCGACACAAAGCTGGGCCTGCCCCATTGCCTGGGCTTTGAGACAGCGGCGAAGCATGTGTACAACTATGCGCAGGAGTTTGCCAAACGTTATCGCAACGACAGTTTCTTTGGCTTCTTCTGGACGAACACGCACAGCCACAGCGAAATATCGCAGACCACTTTCATGGATGAGTATTTAAGAGAGTATCTGCAGCGTCTGGTGGCGCAGGGCACAATGGAGCACAGCGTTGTGGTGTTTTTCAGCGACCATGGCCTGCGCTTCGGACCGACGCGTGACACCTGGTCGGGTTACTTGGAGGAGCGGCTGCCTGTCCTATTTATCTGGCTGCCGCCATTTTTGCGACAGACGCATCCGGAGTTTGTGGAAGCCCTGCGCCAGAATCGCAATCGTCTGACCACGCCCTACGATCTGCACATGACACTTAAGCACATACTCGCACTTTCGGGTCGCTCCGGCAGTCTAGAGTCGCTGGGCGGCGCCAAGGATTGCCCGCACTGCCAGAGTCTGTTGTTGCCGGTGCCGCTTAATCGCAGTTGCGAAGATGTGGCCATTGAGGATCACTGGTGCACATGTTGGCAATATAAAGAGTTTCACCTGAGCAAATTAGTAATGCGGCTGGCGCATCATGCGGTGCAgcacataaataattatgtaGCCACTTTTCGCAATGGCAGTCTGTCCCATCTGTGTGTGCCGCTAGAGCTGTTCGAAGTCAGAAAGGTTTATAAGGCCGAACTCGACCTCAAGCATATggacatatatatgctaaacaTATTTACGTTGCCCAACAGGGCGCTGTATGAGGCAACGTTGCGCTACAACAGAAACCTGCCAAACGCGAAAAGCGTGCAGTTGTCCGGCTCCGTCAGTCGTATTAATTCGTACATTGCCGAGGGAAATTGTCTCGGCGAGGGGCCACTTAAAAAATATTGCCATTGCCGTcccaaagacaacaacaataaaacgtATTAA
- the LOC6624450 gene encoding uncharacterized protein isoform X2, translated as MTEKQPLIECIEENAKEPSPLPVTWKSVLNCIYRRISLRRNQFIVVVLYTIFTMLIAGFYIVSFYLRGVTKSTHVDIVPVYRESNVLGMEGYLVYSNHCRIMDLDPYKHEVMRHFKPINHMPCKSVPPLTQVRYDANAQRYVLNIDASAFPSYQVGNMLSCCYMDVQRVNEDEFKLTPCHTFSSRAQLSNTTDSIIVSCKTDTKQIYINGHPTVAERVAVRERLEHWTHKDRGRRVPSVLMIGIDSISRVHLIRAMPKTAQYLYDEDWFELAGYNKIDDNTFPNLMAVLTGHNYTSALKYCNPYEKHGLDRCQFIWKRFMQHGYVSAYGEDAVKINTFNFLKKGFQQPPVDYYLRPYLSAAEKLLGGDTKLGLPHCLGFETAAKHVYNYAQEFAKRYRNDSFFGFFWTNTHSHSEISQTTFMDEYLREYLQRLVAQGTMEHSVVVFFSDHGLRFGPTRDTWSGYLEERLPVLFIWLPPFLRQTHPEFVEALRQNRNRLTTPYDLHMTLKHILALSGRSGSLESLGGAKDCPHCQSLLLPVPLNRSCEDVAIEDHWCTCWQYKEFHLSKLVMRLAHHAVQHINNYVATFRNGSLSHLCVPLELFEVRKVYKAELDLKHMDIYMLNIFTLPNRALYEATLRYNRNLPNAKSVQLSGSVSRINSYIAEGNCLGEGPLKKYCHCRPKDNNNKTY; from the exons ATGACTGAGAAACAGCCGCTGATCGAATGCATTGAGGAGAATGCAAAGGAACCCTCCCCGCTGCCAGTAACATGGAAGTCCGTACTCAACTGTATCTATCGCCGTATATCGCTGCGGCGCAATCAGTTTATCGTTGTAGTTCTGTATACCATATTCACCATGCTGATTGCCGGATTCTATATCGTAAGCTTTTATCTAAGGGGCGTTACTAAATCAACGCATGTGGATATTGTGCCAGTGTATCGGGAGTCGAATGTTTTGGGAATGGAAG GTTACCTCGTGTACAGCAATCACTGTCGGATTATGGATCTAGATCCGTACAAGCACGAGGTGATGCGCCATTTTAAACCTATAAATCACATGCCCTGCAAGTCGGTGCCGCCGCTGACCCAGGTGCGCTACGACGCCAACGCCCAGCGCTATGTGCTGAACATTGATGCCAGTGCGTTCCCCAGCTACCAGGTGGGCAACATGCTCAGCTGCTGCTACATGGACGTGCAGCGTGTCAATGAGGATGAGTTCAAGTTGACGCCATGCCACACATTTAGCAGCAGAGCTCAGCTGTCGAACACAACGGACAGCATCATTGTCTCCTGTAAAACGGATACGAAACAAATCTACATCAACGGACATCCAACCGTAGCGGAGCGCGTGGCCGTGCGAGAACGCCTGGAGCACTGGACGCACAAGGATCGGGGCCGGCGTGTGCCCAGCGTACTGATGATAGGCATCGATAGCATCTCGCGGGTGCATCTCATACGTGCGATGCCCAAGACCGCACAGTATTTGTACGACGAGGATTGGTTTGAACTGGCGGGCTATAACAAG ATAGATGATAATACATTTCCCAACCTAATGGCCGTCTTGACAGGTCACAATTACACAAGTGCTTTGAAATATTGTAATCCCTACGAAAAGCATGGCTTGGATAGATGTCAATTTATATGGAAGCGGTTTATGCAGCACGGCTATGTGAGCGCCTACGGCGAGGATGCGGTTAAGATCAACACATTTAACTTCTTAAAAAAGGGTTTCCAGCAGCCGCCCGTGGATTACTACTTGCGTCCGTATTTGTCTGCCGCGGAGAAGCTACTCGGCGGCGACACAAAGCTGGGCCTGCCCCATTGCCTGGGCTTTGAGACAGCGGCGAAGCATGTGTACAACTATGCGCAGGAGTTTGCCAAACGTTATCGCAACGACAGTTTCTTTGGCTTCTTCTGGACGAACACGCACAGCCACAGCGAAATATCGCAGACCACTTTCATGGATGAGTATTTAAGAGAGTATCTGCAGCGTCTGGTGGCGCAGGGCACAATGGAGCACAGCGTTGTGGTGTTTTTCAGCGACCATGGCCTGCGCTTCGGACCGACGCGTGACACCTGGTCGGGTTACTTGGAGGAGCGGCTGCCTGTCCTATTTATCTGGCTGCCGCCATTTTTGCGACAGACGCATCCGGAGTTTGTGGAAGCCCTGCGCCAGAATCGCAATCGTCTGACCACGCCCTACGATCTGCACATGACACTTAAGCACATACTCGCACTTTCGGGTCGCTCCGGCAGTCTAGAGTCGCTGGGCGGCGCCAAGGATTGCCCGCACTGCCAGAGTCTGTTGTTGCCGGTGCCGCTTAATCGCAGTTGCGAAGATGTGGCCATTGAGGATCACTGGTGCACATGTTGGCAATATAAAGAGTTTCACCTGAGCAAATTAGTAATGCGGCTGGCGCATCATGCGGTGCAgcacataaataattatgtaGCCACTTTTCGCAATGGCAGTCTGTCCCATCTGTGTGTGCCGCTAGAGCTGTTCGAAGTCAGAAAGGTTTATAAGGCCGAACTCGACCTCAAGCATATggacatatatatgctaaacaTATTTACGTTGCCCAACAGGGCGCTGTATGAGGCAACGTTGCGCTACAACAGAAACCTGCCAAACGCGAAAAGCGTGCAGTTGTCCGGCTCCGTCAGTCGTATTAATTCGTACATTGCCGAGGGAAATTGTCTCGGCGAGGGGCCACTTAAAAAATATTGCCATTGCCGTcccaaagacaacaacaataaaacgtATTAA
- the LOC6624450 gene encoding uncharacterized protein isoform X4: MTEKQPLIECIEENAKEPSPLPVTWKSVLNCIYRRISLRRNQFIVVVLYTIFTMLIAGFYIVSFYLRGVTKSTHVDIVPVYRESNVLGMEAHGLTPRPPTTQMLLLTNEPMIDQTTLSSQGYLVYSNHCRIMDLDPYKHEVMRHFKPINHMPCKSVPPLTQVRYDANAQRYVLNIDASAFPSYQVGNMLSCCYMDVQRVNEDEFKLTPCHTFSSRAQLSNTTDSIIVSCKTDTKQIYINGHPTVAERVAVRERLEHWTHKDRGRRVPSVLMIGIDSISRVHLIRAMPKTAQYLYDEDWFELAGYNKMIIHFPT; encoded by the exons ATGACTGAGAAACAGCCGCTGATCGAATGCATTGAGGAGAATGCAAAGGAACCCTCCCCGCTGCCAGTAACATGGAAGTCCGTACTCAACTGTATCTATCGCCGTATATCGCTGCGGCGCAATCAGTTTATCGTTGTAGTTCTGTATACCATATTCACCATGCTGATTGCCGGATTCTATATCGTAAGCTTTTATCTAAGGGGCGTTACTAAATCAACGCATGTGGATATTGTGCCAGTGTATCGGGAGTCGAATGTTTTGGGAATGGAAG CCCACGGACTGACTCCACGCCCACCAACAACGCAAATGCTTTTGTTAACCAACGAACCGATGATTGATCAGACAACCCTTTCGTCGCAAGGTTACCTCGTGTACAGCAATCACTGTCGGATTATGGATCTAGATCCGTACAAGCACGAGGTGATGCGCCATTTTAAACCTATAAATCACATGCCCTGCAAGTCGGTGCCGCCGCTGACCCAGGTGCGCTACGACGCCAACGCCCAGCGCTATGTGCTGAACATTGATGCCAGTGCGTTCCCCAGCTACCAGGTGGGCAACATGCTCAGCTGCTGCTACATGGACGTGCAGCGTGTCAATGAGGATGAGTTCAAGTTGACGCCATGCCACACATTTAGCAGCAGAGCTCAGCTGTCGAACACAACGGACAGCATCATTGTCTCCTGTAAAACGGATACGAAACAAATCTACATCAACGGACATCCAACCGTAGCGGAGCGCGTGGCCGTGCGAGAACGCCTGGAGCACTGGACGCACAAGGATCGGGGCCGGCGTGTGCCCAGCGTACTGATGATAGGCATCGATAGCATCTCGCGGGTGCATCTCATACGTGCGATGCCCAAGACCGCACAGTATTTGTACGACGAGGATTGGTTTGAACTGGCGGGCTATAACAAG ATGATAATACATTTCCCAACCTAA
- the LOC6624450 gene encoding uncharacterized protein isoform X3 has protein sequence MAVLTGHNYTSALKYCNPYEKHGLDRCQFIWKRFMQHGYVSAYGEDAVKINTFNFLKKGFQQPPVDYYLRPYLSAAEKLLGGDTKLGLPHCLGFETAAKHVYNYAQEFAKRYRNDSFFGFFWTNTHSHSEISQTTFMDEYLREYLQRLVAQGTMEHSVVVFFSDHGLRFGPTRDTWSGYLEERLPVLFIWLPPFLRQTHPEFVEALRQNRNRLTTPYDLHMTLKHILALSGRSGSLESLGGAKDCPHCQSLLLPVPLNRSCEDVAIEDHWCTCWQYKEFHLSKLVMRLAHHAVQHINNYVATFRNGSLSHLCVPLELFEVRKVYKAELDLKHMDIYMLNIFTLPNRALYEATLRYNRNLPNAKSVQLSGSVSRINSYIAEGNCLGEGPLKKYCHCRPKDNNNKTY, from the coding sequence ATGGCCGTCTTGACAGGTCACAATTACACAAGTGCTTTGAAATATTGTAATCCCTACGAAAAGCATGGCTTGGATAGATGTCAATTTATATGGAAGCGGTTTATGCAGCACGGCTATGTGAGCGCCTACGGCGAGGATGCGGTTAAGATCAACACATTTAACTTCTTAAAAAAGGGTTTCCAGCAGCCGCCCGTGGATTACTACTTGCGTCCGTATTTGTCTGCCGCGGAGAAGCTACTCGGCGGCGACACAAAGCTGGGCCTGCCCCATTGCCTGGGCTTTGAGACAGCGGCGAAGCATGTGTACAACTATGCGCAGGAGTTTGCCAAACGTTATCGCAACGACAGTTTCTTTGGCTTCTTCTGGACGAACACGCACAGCCACAGCGAAATATCGCAGACCACTTTCATGGATGAGTATTTAAGAGAGTATCTGCAGCGTCTGGTGGCGCAGGGCACAATGGAGCACAGCGTTGTGGTGTTTTTCAGCGACCATGGCCTGCGCTTCGGACCGACGCGTGACACCTGGTCGGGTTACTTGGAGGAGCGGCTGCCTGTCCTATTTATCTGGCTGCCGCCATTTTTGCGACAGACGCATCCGGAGTTTGTGGAAGCCCTGCGCCAGAATCGCAATCGTCTGACCACGCCCTACGATCTGCACATGACACTTAAGCACATACTCGCACTTTCGGGTCGCTCCGGCAGTCTAGAGTCGCTGGGCGGCGCCAAGGATTGCCCGCACTGCCAGAGTCTGTTGTTGCCGGTGCCGCTTAATCGCAGTTGCGAAGATGTGGCCATTGAGGATCACTGGTGCACATGTTGGCAATATAAAGAGTTTCACCTGAGCAAATTAGTAATGCGGCTGGCGCATCATGCGGTGCAgcacataaataattatgtaGCCACTTTTCGCAATGGCAGTCTGTCCCATCTGTGTGTGCCGCTAGAGCTGTTCGAAGTCAGAAAGGTTTATAAGGCCGAACTCGACCTCAAGCATATggacatatatatgctaaacaTATTTACGTTGCCCAACAGGGCGCTGTATGAGGCAACGTTGCGCTACAACAGAAACCTGCCAAACGCGAAAAGCGTGCAGTTGTCCGGCTCCGTCAGTCGTATTAATTCGTACATTGCCGAGGGAAATTGTCTCGGCGAGGGGCCACTTAAAAAATATTGCCATTGCCGTcccaaagacaacaacaataaaacgtATTAA